In Paroedura picta isolate Pp20150507F chromosome 6, Ppicta_v3.0, whole genome shotgun sequence, one genomic interval encodes:
- the MBTPS2 gene encoding membrane-bound transcription factor site-2 protease — MLHRVVPRGASFRRRTEAIRAVVRRSIFAAAAANMIPMPVVVCVLGGWCVVYLVDTVLKSSSSLKASYEDRLASYGLTISPFHVRWQTALFNRLFYNWGRWKPRFLYLWFSLGMFFGIAAMFGSVVLLGKTLMQTLSQMLTEAPTAQNDQMLQVVVPGVNLPISQLSYFFTAILISGVIHEVGHGVAAIREQVRFNGFGIFIFIVYPGAFVDLFTTHLQLISPIQQLRIFCAGVWHNFVLGVASLVVLFVLPALLFPFYYTGAGALVTEVTEDSPANGPRGLFVGDLVTALQDCSVFGVEDWNSCLGEISRKPQTGYCIKATVLQQLSFPSRGFKRLDGTVECCSNNSLTDVCFSYSNNLQSHLYTCLPARKTIEASQLCRTNMDCQKDFVPSLCVTPSLENQTRLIRVKHPPQIDMLFVGHPLHLQYTVSLSSFIPRHSFLSVDLPVVMETFCKYLISLSGALAVINAVPCFALDGQWILNSFLEASLSMLIVEKQNRELVGFLILLAGSTLLAANVALGLWVVTAR, encoded by the exons ATGTTGCACCGAGTAGTTCCGCGTGGTGCTTCGTTCCGGAGGAGAACCGAGGCGATTCGTGCAGTCGTGCGCCGTAGCAttttcgccgccgccgccgctaatATGATCCCGATGCCCGTGGTAGTGTGTGTGCTGGGCGGCTGGTGCGTCGTGTACTTGGTCGACACAGTGTTGAAG TCGTCTTCCTCCCTGAAGGCATCTTACGAAGACCGGCTTGCATCGTATGGCCTAACCATCTCTCCGTTTCACGTGCGATGGCAGACTGCACTCTTCAACCGCCTGTTTTACAACTGGGGAAGATGGAAACCCAGATTTCTTTATTTATG GTTTAGTCTAGGAATGTTTTTTGGCATAGCTGCCATGTTTGGTTCTGTTGTTCTCCTTGGGAAGACACTGATGCAGACGCTGTCACAGATGCTAACTGAAGCCCCTACAGCTCAGAATGATCAGATGTTGCAGGTTGTG GTGCCTGGCGTGAATCTTCCCATCAGTCAGTTGTCCTACTTCTTCACAGCAATTCTCATCAGCGGTGTCATACATGAAGTTGGCCATGGGGTGGCAGCTATTCG AGAACAAGTTCGATTTAATGGTTTCgggatatttatatttattgtttatcCTGGGGCATTCGTTGATCTCTTCACCACGCACTTGCAACTTATTTCTCCAATCCAGCAGCTAAGAATATTTTGTGCAG GAGTCTGGCATAACTTTGTGCTTGGCGTTGCAAGTCTTGTGGTCCTTTTCGTACTGCCAGCGCTCCTTTTCCCATTCTATTACACTGGTGCAGGGGCACTAGTTACTGAAGTCACAGAG gACTCTCCTGCTAATGGACCCAGAGGCCTATTTGTAGGTGATCTCGTCACTGCTCTGCAGGATTGTTCAGTTTTTGGTGTGGAGGACTGGAATTCTTGCCTGGGAGAGATTTCTCGGAAGCCACAAACTGGCTATTGCATAAAGGCAACAGTTCTGCAACAGCTAAGCTTCCCATCTAGAG GTTTTAAGAGGCTTGATGGAACAGTTGAATGCTGTAGCAACAATAGCCTCACTGATGTCTGCTTTTCATACAGTAATAATTTGCAGAGCCACCTG TATACCTGTCTGCCAGCTCGGAAAACTATTGAGGCCAGTCAACTCTGTCGTACTAATATGGATTGTCAGAAGGATTTTGTTCCAAGCTTGTGTGTGACTCCTTCTTTGGAAAATCAGACTAGACTCATCCgggtgaaacatccacctcagatTGATATGCTCTTTGTAGGGCACCCACTCCATCTACAGTATACAG TGAGCCTCAGCAGTTTCATACCtcgtcacagttttctcagcgTGGACCTGCCTGTGGTGATGGAAACTTTTTGCAA ATATCTGATTTCACTGTCTGGAGCCTTGGCTGTGATTAACGCAGTCCCCTGCTTCGCTTTGGATGGTCAATGGATACTAAACTCTTTCCTGGAAGCTTCTCTCAGCATGCTGATtgttgaaaaacaaaacagggaactTGTAGGCTTTTTAATTTTGCTTGCTGGCAGCACGCTTTTGGCTGCCAACGTGGCTCTAGGACTCTGGGTGGTGACGGCACGGTAG